AGCCAAGATTCTTGGGTCATACACCCAGCACGTCTCCGCGGCGTCCTCCGCTTCTTCTGCACGCACTGCCTCCTCCGCAGCCATCCGATGTCCTTTTGCCCCACCTGCTTAGCCTTCTATGATTCTTCTCCTCCGCCTCATCAGTCTCGCCGCGTCTCTTGCTCCGACTGCGGCTCCTACACTCACATCCAATGCGCCGACGGAGACGACGACGCAGTTTACACTCATTACCTCTGTCCTCCTTGCCGGGACCctatctccttctccttcttccgTCCTTTCGTCGACACTGATGGCGTTCCCTGCTTGGATAAATCCCTCTCCGAAGCTTTCTTATGTGCCTGCAAGATCGCCGCTTTTTCTATGAACAGGGCAGTGTGTGCCTTTAAAATGGAAGCTGAACGGAAGGGGAAAGAGGGTGCCGTGGAGAAGAAGAGAGCGTGTGAGACTCTTGAGTATTTCGTTAAGCTCTACGAGAAGGCGAGGTCGGATGTTGACAAGCTTAGAGAAGCCTCCTTTGAGCAGTACCCGGCAGTGCAAGTTAAGCAGGAAGAATAGTGTagactatgttatttatttatttatttacagttTCTTGTTGGTTACGTTTACTATGTGTAGGAATCTTTTGAACTGTCAAGTGTTGAATCCTAACTAAGTTTTTTTTCCTATGTATCTGTGTCTGACAAAAGCCTACAATCTAGTGATGAATTGGGGATCATTTATAGTCCAGAGTGTTGTGATGCTATTAGTGGTTATGAACACATGATTCTTAATGCATTGGTCAATAGTAATTGATGTGATCACGTATGACAATCTAAAGGTCTTTATCAGCTTTATTTATTACATTCTATAACTTGTGGACAAGTTTGATGTAGGATGTGAAGGAATTGGGTGATATCAAGACTGATATTAGTTGCTTTCTCTAGGCGTTGAACTAACGAACAAATCATTTTAGATCATATTAAAAGTAGATAGACCGTATCTTACAGTGTAGGAGCGTTGAACcaaacaaatttataatgtcTTACATTCCTAGCTTCTTCTTGGTACAATACTCTAAATGAGCTTACATAACTATGTGATAAAACTAACTCAACTCctatatatttctatttctaatgAAATAGCACTGCATGAAGAATCAGTGTTACCACCATAGTGTGACCAAAGTGAATCTTCAAGTTGGTAGAGTCTGATGGTGTTGGATTGTTACCATTAGGTGAACCATCAAAACCGTAGACCGCTGAACCTCCAGAGGATGGATTGGGTAGAgtgtttgatgaaggattcgCCGGGTTAAAAACCGCTGGTGGAGTTCCAACCCTTGAATATATAGATAGAGTTAGGAAAATCTGAAAGATGGTTtgagacaaaaagaaaaagagagctgaaagaatgtttttaattaCCCGATTGTCACGCCTCCTGTTGGTGTTATAGGTGTTGGTGTGAGAGGTGGCTGGTTCACTGTTTGTGTCGATGGAGTTGGCGTTGTTCCTACTGGAGATGACGTTGATGAACCAGAACTAGAACCTGTCTGGTAAACGCAAGAACCAGTACCTGATTTGTAACAAACAATTCAAAAGACAGTCAAGCACTGCAAGGCAGAGTATCCTCTGTTTTTGTCTCACTTACTTGGGTTGGTGCTAACAACTGAGGCTGCACCACCAAAATCACAGCTTTGAGGAGAAGGATTCTTCTGGTAATAGCTGTTGAAGGCAAATGAGGCATGATTCTGAAGACTGATAGGCGAATAACAGCTGCCTCCTTGCTGTATCTGAGAGCAATCCGCTTTACCGCTTCCACAGGCATAGTCAAGAGCCAACTGGAGTGAGGTTTGAGAGGCTCCAGGCTTTGCTACGCACCAGCTTTGTCCTGAAGCAGATGGGGAGGTTGAGACAACAGGCGGTGGAATCACAGGAACCGTCCCTGAGGGTTGTGTTGGAGGGTACTGAGTCACTGGGTTGGTGGTCACTGGTGGTGTGAGTGTAGGAGGGACTACTGTGACTGGAGGGTTAAGAGGAAGGGCTGGAGATGGATTTGTGGGGGTTATGGTCACCGGAGGGAATGTAGTAGCCGGTGGTGTAGTTGTGGGGTTTGTTGGGAAGACCGTTGGTGGGTTTATGACATCATGAGTTGTTGTTGAGGAACAGAGTGGGACaagagaaagaaacaagaagaagtAACTCTGTTTTGCCGCCATCAGAGCTCgaggttgtttgttttttttcttctcttctttcttgggTTTATAAGGAGAACAAAAGCTTTTGAGATTCTTCATGAGAAAATTGGCGGAGAAAAAAGGGATGAAGCTGACTGTACTTAACATGCAAGTGactaagaagaaaaaataaagagaaaaagatgtTTGCTTTGCTATGAAGTCTTTTGGATTTGGCCACTGACTAATCtcaatctgttttctttttattttcttatatattttgtacaTAGATATAAGCTTTtgccaaagaaagaaaaacccATTTTTGTCAGACCTGTTTCAGACATGAGCATATGCCTAAAGTTCTACAAAGTTTGCAAGAAAGAAGCTGCAAATtggtataaatataatatttttctcttatccaaaaaggagaaaaaggaAGAGATTAAGATCATGAAATTAATTAACCCAATGGTTGATCTCTGCTTAGCTCAGCAAACCCACAAAGATTTAAAAGAAACCATCAAAGCGGAAAGTGATTGAGAAAAGCAGAGAACGTAAAAGCTTTGTTAGCTGTTTCATGGATTAAAAATTTACTGTACTAATTCTAAAGCAAACTTCTCATTTATCCTCTACGCGATTTGAATATTGTTCTTAGTTCTTTAGATAAGAAGATCTATTCATGCAAGTAGGGACAACCCATGTGGAATGATAGATCTTGATGCTTTATTCTAAAAAGACTGCATGGGTTCAAAAATATGTGTCACAGACAAAAGCTACCATTGAACTATTGTCACATAAAAAAGTTTTAACATTAGTTCTTGTATTCATCTGAATCTGAATAGATGGAAATCAAGATTGATATTAGATAATGAATCCCTTGATAAACAACTTCAAAAGGAAGATTATGAAATAAGAGCTAAGGCACTGTTGATTTTAGTGGTTAGGCAACAGAGTTCCAGGAAAGGGAGAAAGAGAGTGAGATTTTGGTTACTCACTTGTGGGTTTTATTACTTTCTTTATGATACTTGGTCCATCAACATATCTGAGAAGAAAGGATCTGAAAGAGCCTCTTTAGCTGATTTATACTTCTCCATCCGCTTCTTCAGTGACCTCAATTCTCTTTCATCTTTCGAAGACCGCTCCTGAAACATAGACGCAAATGAGTATCAATATGCTTTTCTAAGTTGAGACAGCTCCTAACCAGCTATGTGTCCTGCAAACTTACGAATGATTTCTTGGTCAGTAAGAGATCCACGAGGTAGATTAACCAGAGAACGTTTGTTCGAGCAAAGCTGTTGTTAGAAAGAATAAGAAACAAACCATAGCAAATATAAACATTAGCAAATCATTTAAAGCAAAACTTCAATTTGGCTTGGGAAAGTTACACTTACTGTCCTTCCCAGCTATCTTTGGTAACTGCCTTCATCTTTCTGTAAGTTTCCGACTGAAATATGACATTATAAgcttaaataaatatacaattttcatagctcttgaaataactgaAAGCTTCATTAAATTCCTCACTTGTTTATCTCCTTTTGGTCCTTTGAAAAGGTATGGATCAGCAGTAAGGTCCAGAAAGAGTATCTTTTCACCTGATCATGGTAGTTAAGCATTAGATAGGACCTCATGGTTCACATTATATCACAGTATTGATAAACCAGAACCTCACCTGTGTTGATTCTTGAAAGAGTAAAGTCGATTATAGATATCTGTACTCCAAAAGTTTTGATGAAAACTTGCTTCCCCTCGACAATAAAAGGCAGAGTAGTCGAGTTATTACGACTTAGAAGAATGTTTCCCCTGAAAAAGAGACAAAAATTATCAGACGAGAGAACACTACTAAGTACTAAAGTGTACCAAATTAAAGGCTAAGCTTACCAGTGCAGATCTCTGTGCTCGAACTCAAAAGCAGCTTCAGCAACAGCTAAGCCAGCGGTGACCTTATATGTGAAATGCATGCTATTAACCAGAACCAAAAATAATTTACTCAATCTGATTACAAGAAACAGAGCCTATAATTTACCTGAACCAGTAAGCTCCGTGCTTCATCAAAGTTCAAAAGAACGAAGCCTTCAAGGTCTTTGCCACCATGTTCCAGAACAAACATGACATAGCACTGGAAGCAAAAACCACACGGCAAGTAAATGTTGTTTCTACAGCATCCTACATAAACAGACCTTTCTGAAATCTAATGAAGTGAAAAGAATCTGACTTGTTTCTCCGGAAAATCTGGGTGATCATTTTCAGATCCATTTTTTGCATCCCATTCCTCCCATGCTTTTACCAGTATAGGGTCATAGGGACCTTGGCACACTTTTATACTGCAAAAACATCATGAGCACAGATACACAAAAGTTCAGTATAAGATTTATAACATAAAGTTATATCTCCAGCCTATTTTAGTTACTGAGAAGACGTACTCTTGAGTTCTTATGAATGTCGGGCACAAATTCTGAGCTTCAGTCTCATGTTCTCTAAGTTGATTAAGAGTCCAAGAGAGTATCACTTCCTCAAGCAGTTCGTCAGCTCTCTGCAACCAATGACCATAAAATACGATgtcattaattttatatatatagtattctCTTTCACCATCAATGCATTGCTCTAGAGAtgattaacaaatttaaattacaaCCAATGTGTTCTTCTCTAGATAGAATTAACTAAACTTGCAGTCACTGACCTCTCCAATATTTCCTCTAATGCTAAAAATGATCCTTTCACTAACTAGAAATTGTATCATTGAGTGCAACAAAAGAAGTGAGTTAAGAAAAATACCTTCTGTATTTCTCCATTAACGGTAAAGTCTCCATCGATTGGAACAATTTTGCAGACACTAGGACCAGCCCTAAAAGCCTCCCCATACGTACCTTCACCAATCTTGACAATGCCTTCTGGTTCACTGCAAGGAGTCATGATTATAATCAGCTCAAATTAAACACAGCGAGTTAAGAACAGTAAATAACACTCCTTAAAGAGTACACTGTAGCACTAGACAAACAGTTCTAGAACATAAAGGATCATTTATAGGTCCTTACCAGAATTTGGAGAACACTTCCATGAAGTTTGATGGTCGCATCTGTCCACAGGCGGACAACAGATCAAGAAATGGCTTCTCATAATCCAGATGAGAGGATGCCAGATCAGACGTCAAAGACAGTCGCTTCAGCTCATCTTCAAGGTCGATTTCTTCAGTCTTGATCTTTCTAACAGACTCATCTTCAAAGTCAATTTCCTCTGTCTTGATCTTTGTAAGAGGCACATCTCCAGCATCTAAGCTGTCACCACCGCTCTGAATGAGCCTGAAAATTGAACTGTTGCTAGCAGATTCTGGGGTTCCTAGAGCAAACGCATCCAAGGCATCATCATCAAGTATTGGCTCTAAGCGTGTGGTTGAGTTTGAGGTTTCAAGTATCTTGGAGAGTGTGCTTGAAGGACCACAAGGACGATTTAACTTCTTCGAGATCAGCCATTTCTCTAATCTTGTGGCCAGATGCGGCACCTCAGGAACAACTTGCTCACCATTGATCCATGTACTAGCATTCTTGGTCTTGGGAGATGGACTCTCTTCCACAAGCTCAAAAGCATCAACCTCATGAAAATACTCCTTCTCTTTCTGCAAGTCTGGAGCTTTCACACCTTTTCCCTGAGAGATTAGAACATAATGCTTTTATATATCATCTCCCAAAAGAAAGATAGAGACCTCAGACCACTAGGCTTCATAACTCAATGAAACAACTAAGACTACCTTTGGTATAGCAGGCTTCTTTCTCCTAACAGGCTTCTTCTGAGGCTGATTGTTGACAAAAGCTCCCACTGCTATACTCTCCCTCCCTCTGCCACAGTTATCAATCCTTTCATCAGTCTactacaattttaaaaaattggtgCCACTTCTTGGCATTTCAACAAACACATGGTGTGCACTAATCTCATAgctcaaaaaaaagagaatcagAAGAACAAAATAACGGTAACGCTCAGAATATAACCTGGTGGAAAGGGAACGAGTCCAGCTATCTCTCTTGGGTCCATTGATAAAACTTGTACGAACCCCTTTAACCGACCACGCTCTGTTTCTCAGACACACATCGAAATTAAAACATTGTCAGATCACAGagccaaaaacaacaacaaaaggaaggtttttgttttggttcaaaattacaaattttCGGCTGCGGAAGGCTTCTCAAGCTTCTTCCTTCTCTGATAAACTTCGACCTGAGGCACATCTCTGAACCCATCTCCGTCTTCTTCCTCCGATCTAATTATATCAGACCAAAGATCAACTGTCACCAAAAACAAACCTTTACACTTTATACATAATCTCACTTAGAAACCCATAAACAAAACGAAAATTAGACATAGGAACTCGATATGTTCACCTCTCTGTCCCATCTCCGATCCTTCTCCGCGCAACGTCACCGAAGAGACTGGTTTTTGAGTTTTTTGAATTAAAGTTTCATGACCTGGAAGGCGGGAGAATTTTGTAGGTCTAATTATTTGGAATTTTAACTGGGCctctaaataaaatttaaagcctATTAAATAAGCCCACATTGAACTTTAAACCGGGATTCTAACCAAACCAAATGGTATTCCTTGGTTTATTGCAATTGTGAGAAGGAGTTTAaacccctttttttttgtcaaaacagAACGTTTAAACTTTTTAAGTATAAAGAATAGGACTAAATAGAAAGTTGCAAATGAAGGCTTTGTATTGGTTAGTTGGACTTTCTCTTTCAGGAAGACGTCGATGAACAAAGACTAAGCAACCACTTTGGTTATTTTTTCACAActcaaaatctatataataAATACGAATAATTTCATATTGATTAGTAATGATTTAAACTCAAATCATCATCCGAACTTTCTcctatatatgtttcttttccTCATAAACGTACATGCAGATAATGTTTCATGTGATGcaaaacaatataattattGAGAAAGAGTCCaattgagttaaaaaaaagagtaaattgTACTTGAGTATCTCTAAATTATAGTTTACAGCTCATACTCTAGATCAAAAgaatccaaaaacaaaaaaagggcAGAAGTACAACTTTCAAAGAACATGGAATGAATCCACACCTGCAAAGGTATGTGTATTTCCTAATGAATAATCTGATTATTAAACTTTGAAATATAAGCCACTAGCAATAATTATACTAagacaattataatttttcaacgTATTGATTGACATGGACATGGACAGTTATATTATATGAATAAGACCTAGAAAAAGTATCCTTAATTTGTTGGCGTCCTTAATTGATTGACAGTGacaattatattatatgaataaGACCAAAGCCTGCTTGCTACTTTAGTATTTGTTTCTGCACGTTCTTGAGTTTCAACGACTAAAGTTGGGTTggtgttcttctttttttttttcattttgatctcctctctctctcttttttcttttctagtgaAACACGATGGGAAACGTAGTTTCAAGCGTACTTTCAATCGGTTTTGAAGCTGCAAAAAATTTGTTGTTTGAAAAGGCCAAGTATATACTCGAACTGGAAGCTCATCTTGAGGCTTTGGAAAAAGTTAAGCCAGACCTTGAAGATGCGAAGGTTGCCTTGAAGGGGAAACTCGAGATGAATTTTCGAAACGGTTTGGGAAGGGATGAAAGATGTAAGGTATGGATTTCAAAAGTTGAAGCCATCCAACCAAAGGTCACTAAACTGCTTGAAGATAGTACTGCAGAAATCGAAAGATTGTCTATGTGCGGGTACTGTTCCAGCAACTTCTTTTTAACCTATTGTTATGGTAGAGATGTATTAGAAACGTTGAAGGAAGTACAAAGTCTTTTGTCCTCAAAACCTTCTGGCGAGGTGGCTAGTACGGGTCCTCCACCTGGTATAGAGGAGAGAGCCACTGAACCCACAGTCGGTTTAGAGAAGATGCTTGAGACTACATGGAGCCATCTGATGGAGAAGGACGTTGGAATCTTGGGTCTTTACGGGATGGGTGGAGTAGGGAAATCCACACTTCTCGAAAAAATCAACGAGAAGTTAGTTGAGAAAAAAGATGAGTTTGAGGTGGTGATATTTGTATTGGTGTCTCGAGATCTACAAGTTGAAAAGATCCAAAATGAGATCGGTGAAAGACTAGGCATCTGTGACGAGGAGTGGAAGAAAAAAActcaagaaaagaaaacttcTCGTATAAATTAAATGATGTTCTTGCAAAGAGAAGATTCGTTATGCTATTAGATGACATATGGGAGAAAGTGAAACTAAAAGATATTGGAATTCCATTTCCCTCGCAAGCAAATGGAAGCAAGGTTGTGTTTACCACTCGCTCGAAAGTCGTTTGTGGTCGAATGAGATCTCATCATGTCTTGGAAGTCAAGAAACTAGACGAGGAGAATGCTTGGGAACTATTCCGGCGGAACTTTAGAGGTAACAACACACTAAGTGATCCAGAGATCCTCAAGCTAGCGAGGCAACTTTGTGAGAAATGTGGAGGCTTACCCCTAGCACTCAACGTTATTGGGGAAACAATGGCATACAAAACGTCAGTACCCGAGTGGCAGTGTGCGATTGATGATCTGGATTCGAATGCGGGTGGCTTTCCAGAAGTTGAAGACGAGATTCTTAAAATTCTCAAGTTCAGCTATGATGATCTTAAGGACGAGAGAGTAAAGCAATGTTTCCAGTATTGTGCTTTATTTCCACAAGATGCTGGAATTGATAAAGACGTGTTGGTCGAGTACTGGATATCCGAAGGGATCATAGATGAAGGTGGAGATAGAAAAAGAACTATCAACGAGGGTCATAAGATAATCGGTGACCTCGTTCGTGCATGTCTCTTGATGACCGTTGACACTTCAGAGAAAGTAAAAATGCATGACGTGCTTCGCCAAATGGCTCTTTGGGTTGCGTCTAGTTTCGGGGAGAAGGAAGAGAACTTTATCGTCAAGACGTGTGCTGGACTGAAAGACATGCCTAAGGTTACGGACTGGAAGGCGGTGAGAAGGATGTCCCTTGGAAGAAATGAGATCAGGGACATCTCGATTTCCCCCGACTGTCCTAACCTTACCACGTTGTTGTTAACACGCAGCGGCACGCTGGCGAACATCTCAGGTGAATTTTTTCTATCCATGCCTAAGTTAGTGATTTTGGATCTATCTACCAACATAAATCTAGCCAAGTTGCCAGAAGAAGTTTCAAAGTTAGTGAGCTTGCGACATCTTGACTTATCAACAACATGCCTAGAGAACTTGCCTGAAGGATTAGGAAAGTTGACCCAGTTGAGATACTTTGCACTGAGAGGTGTACGAACTCGTCCAAGCCTCAGTGTGATATCAAGTTTGGTAAATATAGAAATGCTTTTGTTACATGATACTACTTTTGTAAGTCGGGAGTTGATAGATGATATCAAGTTAATGAAAAATTTGAAAGGCTTGGGGGTAAGTATCAATGATGTGGTTGTTTTGAAACGTCTTTTAAGTATCCCCAGGTTGGCTAGCTGTATCCAACATATAACTCTGGAGAGAGTTATATCAAAAGACGGTCCGTTGCAGTTTGAAACGGCTATGGCTAGCCTTCGCTCTATCGAGATACAAGGAGGTACCATCTCTGATATAATGGAGCATACGAGATATGGAGGCAGAAGTACAAGTGCCATATCCTTCCAAAACCTCAGCGTTGTCAAAATTTCTAGAGTCAATGGAATGCAAGATTTGTCGTGGTTGGTGTTTGCTCCGAATGTTATAAGTATACACGTAATGTGGTCATCAAGAGAACTGCAAGAAATTATAAGCAGAGAAAAGGTTTTTGGTATACTAAACGAGGGGTCTAGTATTGTACCCTTTCGAAAACTACGTGAGATTCAGTTACGCTTTTTGATGGAACTGAAGAGTATCTACTGGGAACGGTTGGAATTGCCAAGTCTAGAGAGAGTGTTTATAATGATGTGTCCAAAGCTGAAAAAGCTTCCATTTAGCAAGGAGAGGGCATACTACTTTGACCTACGTGCACACAATGAAGAATGGTTCGAAAGGCTTGAGTGGGAAGATGAAGCTATTGAGGACTAGGTGGATCCCATCCGTATCAGGTAAAAAAAAAGGCATATAACATTGTTGTCAGTGTTTATCTTACATCATCCTTCACTTCACATCTGCTTTGATATTCTCAGGTCGCTCTCAGATAGACATGCAACTCCACAGCTTCTGAGATAATCCATTTCTTGAGTTGCAACAGTTTGTCTTCAGCTCTCCTGTAATTGTATCGTATTTTCTTGTTTCATATTATGATTGTTTTGAATTTGGTTTGAAGAAACTTGTATGCGCTTTgggtgtttttatttatttttactttactTTCGGAAGTGTGAGTGA
The sequence above is drawn from the Brassica napus cultivar Da-Ae chromosome A8, Da-Ae, whole genome shotgun sequence genome and encodes:
- the LOC106362361 gene encoding serine/threonine-protein kinase haspin homolog, producing the protein MGQRVDLWSDIIRSEEEDGDGFRDVPQVEVYQRRKKLEKPSAAENLAWSVKGVRTSFINGPKRDSWTRSLSTRGRESIAVGAFVNNQPQKKPVRRKKPAIPKGKGVKAPDLQKEKEYFHEVDAFELVEESPSPKTKNASTWINGEQVVPEVPHLATRLEKWLISKKLNRPCGPSSTLSKILETSNSTTRLEPILDDDALDAFALGTPESASNSSIFRLIQSGGDSLDAGDVPLTKIKTEEIDFEDESVRKIKTEEIDLEDELKRLSLTSDLASSHLDYEKPFLDLLSACGQMRPSNFMEVFSKFCEPEGIVKIGEGTYGEAFRAGPSVCKIVPIDGDFTVNGEIQKRADELLEEVILSWTLNQLREHETEAQNLCPTFIRTQDIKVCQGPYDPILVKAWEEWDAKNGSENDHPDFPEKQCYVMFVLEHGGKDLEGFVLLNFDEARSLLVQVTAGLAVAEAAFEFEHRDLHWGNILLSRNNSTTLPFIVEGKQVFIKTFGVQISIIDFTLSRINTGEKILFLDLTADPYLFKGPKGDKQSETYRKMKAVTKDSWEGHFARTNVLWLIYLVDLLLTKKSFERSSKDERELRSLKKRMEKYKSAKEALSDPFFSDMLMDQVS
- the LOC106360291 gene encoding PLASMODESMATA CALLOSE-BINDING PROTEIN 4-like, which codes for MYKIYKKIKRKQIEISQWPNPKDFIAKQTSFSLYFFFLVTCMLSTVSFIPFFSANFLMKNLKSFCSPYKPKKEEKKKNKQPRALMAAKQSYFFLFLSLVPLCSSTTTHDVINPPTVFPTNPTTTPPATTFPPVTITPTNPSPALPLNPPVTVVPPTLTPPVTTNPVTQYPPTQPSGTVPVIPPPVVSTSPSASGQSWCVAKPGASQTSLQLALDYACGSGKADCSQIQQGGSCYSPISLQNHASFAFNSYYQKNPSPQSCDFGGAASVVSTNPSTGSCVYQTGSSSGSSTSSPVGTTPTPSTQTVNQPPLTPTPITPTGGVTIGVGTPPAVFNPANPSSNTLPNPSSGGSAVYGFDGSPNGNNPTPSDSTNLKIHFGHTMVVTLILHAVLFH
- the LOC106359413 gene encoding uncharacterized protein LOC106359413; translated protein: MNLPSSTPATSETADSASYSTETCDYCGSQDSWVIHPARLRGVLRFFCTHCLLRSHPMSFCPTCLAFYDSSPPPHQSRRVSCSDCGSYTHIQCADGDDDAVYTHYLCPPCRDPISFSFFRPFVDTDGVPCLDKSLSEAFLCACKIAAFSMNRAVCAFKMEAERKGKEGAVEKKRACETLEYFVKLYEKARSDVDKLREASFEQYPAVQVKQEE